A stretch of the Sulfurospirillum sp. UCH001 genome encodes the following:
- a CDS encoding class II 3-deoxy-7-phosphoheptulonate synthase: MSSWTRASWREKPIKQQPTYTNQELLKNVEQELSKYPPLVFAGEVRQLKASLADVVHGKAFLLQGGDCAESFSEFNAVNIRDMFKVMLQMAVVLTFAGGCPIVKVGRLAGQFAKPRSSDYEELNGVKLPSYRGDIINDIDFTEDARVPNPKRMLKAYNQSAATMNLLRAFSRGGLADLHQVHKWTLGFVKESPLGDRYEHLCERISETLAFMEACGITSANTPNINETVVYTSHEALLLNYEEALTRQDSLTNDWYDCSAHMLWIGDRTRDVDDAHVEFLSGVKNPIGIKAGPTMTAESLMKLINKLNPENEAGRLNIIVRMGADKIEKEFPKLVRAVKEAGANVLWSIDPMHGNTIKASNNYKTRSFDEVLREVKGFFKVHEQEGTFPGGVHLEMTGQDVTECIGGAQEITEENLACRYHTQCDPRLNANQALELAFLIADSLKAARQRFLAH; the protein is encoded by the coding sequence ATGAGTTCTTGGACGCGCGCATCATGGAGAGAAAAACCAATCAAGCAACAACCAACTTATACGAACCAAGAGTTGTTGAAAAATGTTGAGCAAGAACTCAGCAAATATCCACCGTTAGTTTTTGCTGGAGAAGTGCGTCAACTTAAAGCATCGTTAGCAGATGTTGTACACGGTAAAGCTTTCTTGCTTCAGGGTGGTGATTGTGCTGAGAGCTTTAGTGAGTTTAACGCTGTCAATATTCGCGATATGTTTAAAGTCATGCTTCAAATGGCTGTTGTTTTAACATTCGCTGGTGGTTGTCCTATCGTTAAAGTAGGACGTCTTGCTGGTCAGTTTGCAAAACCTCGCTCATCTGACTATGAAGAGTTAAATGGTGTAAAACTTCCGAGCTATCGTGGTGACATCATTAATGATATTGACTTTACAGAAGACGCAAGGGTTCCAAATCCAAAGCGAATGCTCAAAGCCTATAACCAATCAGCAGCAACAATGAACCTCCTTAGAGCGTTTTCACGTGGTGGTTTGGCAGACTTGCACCAAGTTCACAAATGGACACTTGGCTTTGTAAAAGAGAGTCCATTGGGCGACCGTTATGAACACCTTTGTGAGCGTATCTCTGAAACATTGGCATTTATGGAAGCGTGCGGCATTACTTCTGCTAATACACCAAATATCAATGAAACAGTCGTTTACACATCACACGAAGCACTTCTTTTGAACTATGAAGAGGCACTTACTCGCCAAGATAGTTTAACCAATGACTGGTACGACTGTTCAGCGCACATGCTCTGGATAGGTGATCGTACACGTGATGTCGATGATGCGCACGTAGAATTCCTTTCAGGGGTTAAAAATCCTATTGGCATCAAAGCTGGACCAACTATGACCGCTGAGAGCTTGATGAAACTCATAAACAAACTCAATCCTGAAAATGAAGCAGGTCGTCTAAACATCATCGTTCGCATGGGTGCAGATAAAATTGAAAAAGAGTTCCCAAAACTCGTTCGTGCAGTTAAAGAAGCGGGTGCAAATGTTTTATGGAGTATTGACCCAATGCATGGCAATACCATCAAAGCTTCTAACAACTATAAAACACGTTCATTTGATGAAGTACTTCGTGAAGTTAAAGGATTCTTTAAAGTTCATGAACAAGAAGGTACCTTCCCTGGTGGTGTTCACTTAGAGATGACTGGTCAAGATGTCACTGAGTGCATCGGTGGTGCACAAGAAATTACAGAAGAAAACCTTGCATG